From the genome of Methanococcoides methylutens, one region includes:
- a CDS encoding TldD/PmbA family protein: protein MSEVCFYDARVIDGTSTSIVLDNGNIEEISVNYSRGCGVRALCGGSWGFTTAEGNFDIKDAISSASELAQQMNNISPKDKVELKSTEEPLVKDLPVATIDPKDIPIEDKVQLLKDIDSHARIDGISSTSAVYSEASVKVQYINSEGIDCEYDLIRTGFAISAVASEGGAYQVGRESRFGVSGYELFEKNDVFALAESAGRTAVELLGAKQAKGGTLPVILDPELAGVFAHEAVGHASEADLVLEGSSILEGRIGEQIASPLINIIDDPTIHEYGYYPFDSEGVTSSKTTIIKDGILNSYIHSRETAAALGGEPGNCRAQGYSEPIVRMSNTYIDNGDSNFDEMLEDVRDGMYLTGSRGGQVNTGEGIFQFNAEKGYLIENGEVTTLLRDVSLSGKTLEILNNVTLVGNDLKMHSGRCGKGGQLAPVSDGSPHISISKALVGGA, encoded by the coding sequence ATGTCTGAAGTTTGTTTTTACGACGCCAGGGTGATCGATGGTACATCTACCTCGATCGTCCTTGATAATGGCAATATAGAAGAGATCTCGGTAAATTACAGCAGGGGATGTGGAGTTCGCGCATTATGCGGAGGATCCTGGGGATTTACTACAGCTGAGGGGAACTTTGATATTAAAGATGCCATCAGTTCGGCTTCAGAGCTTGCACAGCAGATGAACAACATCTCCCCAAAAGACAAGGTTGAGCTCAAATCCACGGAAGAACCTTTAGTTAAAGACCTCCCGGTTGCAACTATTGATCCAAAGGATATTCCAATCGAAGATAAGGTCCAGTTGTTAAAAGACATAGACAGTCATGCAAGGATAGATGGAATTAGCAGCACCTCTGCAGTTTATTCTGAAGCTTCTGTCAAAGTGCAATACATCAATTCCGAAGGTATTGATTGTGAATACGATCTTATAAGGACCGGATTCGCTATCAGTGCAGTTGCCAGCGAAGGCGGAGCCTACCAGGTAGGCAGGGAAAGCCGTTTCGGAGTTTCCGGCTATGAACTTTTTGAGAAGAACGATGTCTTTGCTCTCGCCGAATCCGCAGGAAGAACTGCTGTGGAGCTACTTGGTGCAAAACAGGCAAAAGGCGGAACACTTCCCGTTATACTCGACCCGGAACTTGCAGGCGTGTTTGCCCATGAAGCCGTCGGGCATGCATCTGAAGCAGACCTCGTACTTGAAGGAAGCTCCATACTTGAAGGACGCATCGGAGAACAGATCGCTTCACCACTTATTAACATAATCGATGACCCTACCATTCATGAATACGGGTACTACCCCTTTGATTCTGAAGGGGTCACGTCCTCAAAGACCACCATCATAAAAGATGGTATCTTAAACTCATACATACACTCAAGGGAAACTGCAGCAGCCCTTGGTGGAGAACCCGGGAACTGTCGTGCACAGGGATATTCTGAACCTATCGTAAGGATGAGCAATACTTACATTGACAATGGCGATTCCAATTTTGACGAGATGCTGGAAGATGTCAGAGACGGCATGTACCTTACCGGCTCACGTGGCGGTCAGGTCAATACAGGTGAAGGGATATTCCAGTTCAATGCCGAAAAAGGTTATCTTATAGAGAATGGGGAAGTGACCACATTGCTTCGCGATGTATCCCTTTCCGGCAAAACACTTGAGATCCTTAATAATGTCACACTTGTCGGAAACGACCTTAAGATGCATTCGGGAAGATGTGGTAAAGGCGGTCAGCTTGCACCGGTCTCGGATGGTTCACCACACATATCAATTTCAAAAGCACTTGTAGGAGGTGCCTGA
- a CDS encoding TldD/PmbA family protein, with protein sequence MFDLAEKTLKIAEQLGADEAEVFIIHSRSITADIKKNTIESAKDRSSQGIGIRTIVNGAVGFASTNIVESIDETVKVAVASAKIRESDPDWRSLPSNSKYPKVSGTFDKKIEELGLDECISLTGEMINGALSIPNINTTSGSFSTTISKQMIMNTNGVEVIDEGTGVSGFVDVITTEGDISTAYDFEVSRFLDIDTFNIGKNASDLAIRSQNGISIEPQKTNVILHPFAFSDILGNTFEPSLDADNVQKGRSSLIGKIDEEIATSELTIVDDGTLHAGIETSISDEEGTPSQRTEIIDKGIFRSYLYDNYTAGKDDTSSTGNGTRHSYASTPSVGSRNLIIDYPQSDVIAETEEGVFINTVIGAHTANAISGDFSVEARNAFTIKDGQIGKPIKSLMLSGNIFEMLNNITGAGADVRKVGGTIAPSLRISNMSIVG encoded by the coding sequence ATGTTCGACCTTGCTGAAAAAACACTGAAAATAGCTGAACAACTGGGTGCCGATGAAGCTGAAGTTTTTATCATACACAGCCGGTCCATAACTGCAGATATAAAGAAGAACACGATCGAATCCGCAAAAGACAGAAGCAGTCAGGGTATTGGAATTCGAACTATTGTCAACGGTGCAGTAGGTTTTGCAAGCACAAATATCGTGGAAAGTATTGATGAAACTGTAAAAGTAGCTGTAGCTTCTGCAAAAATAAGAGAAAGCGATCCGGACTGGAGATCACTGCCTTCAAATTCAAAATATCCGAAAGTTTCAGGAACCTTTGACAAAAAGATAGAGGAGCTTGGGCTGGACGAGTGTATTTCACTGACAGGTGAAATGATCAATGGTGCGTTGTCAATACCAAACATTAACACGACCTCAGGGAGTTTCTCCACAACTATCAGCAAACAAATGATAATGAACACCAACGGTGTTGAGGTAATTGATGAAGGTACCGGAGTCTCCGGTTTCGTAGATGTAATCACAACAGAAGGAGACATCTCCACAGCCTATGATTTTGAGGTATCACGTTTCCTTGACATTGATACGTTCAACATAGGTAAAAATGCTTCAGATCTTGCCATCAGATCACAGAACGGCATATCCATTGAGCCTCAGAAAACGAATGTTATACTTCATCCATTCGCATTTTCCGACATCCTTGGAAATACGTTTGAACCATCCCTTGATGCCGATAATGTACAAAAGGGAAGGTCATCACTGATAGGCAAGATCGATGAAGAAATTGCCACATCAGAGCTCACAATAGTAGACGATGGTACCCTTCATGCTGGTATTGAAACATCCATCTCCGATGAAGAAGGAACCCCATCCCAGCGCACAGAGATCATCGATAAAGGTATTTTCAGGTCCTACCTCTATGATAACTATACTGCAGGAAAGGATGATACCAGCAGTACAGGAAATGGTACACGCCACTCCTATGCTTCTACGCCTTCAGTAGGTTCACGTAATCTGATCATAGATTACCCTCAAAGTGACGTAATAGCTGAAACTGAAGAAGGTGTCTTTATCAACACGGTTATAGGTGCCCATACTGCAAATGCTATTTCAGGAGACTTCTCAGTAGAAGCCAGGAACGCCTTCACAATAAAGGATGGACAAATAGGCAAACCTATCAAGTCCCTTATGCTTTCAGGCAATATCTTTGAAATGCTCAATAATATAACCGGTGCTGGAGCCGATGTTCGCAAAGTTGGTGGAACAATTGCACCATCACTGAGAATATCAAATATGAGCATTGTAGGATAA
- a CDS encoding ATP-binding response regulator produces MAENGRTKILVVDDEPDNVELLTAYLSYDYDIVPAYSGREALKILENSQQNLPDLVLMDIMLKDGMDGVEAANHIHIDYEIPLVYITAYADETIMQRAKLTEPFGYILKPFEESELRTNIEIALYKHEMESKLKESQKWLTAILNNTGDAMIATDQDGYIKFMNPFSEALTGWKQDDVLGKPLKDIFYVESEETGKAAEDPVEKVIREGMFYGLASQTLLVTKNNTRIPVDIIGSPIKGENDKLIGVLISFCDISDRKRIENLIYKKGMDSEN; encoded by the coding sequence ATGGCTGAGAATGGTAGAACCAAAATACTTGTAGTCGACGATGAACCTGATAATGTCGAATTGCTTACTGCATACCTATCATACGATTATGATATAGTTCCAGCATACAGTGGCAGGGAAGCCCTTAAGATCCTGGAAAATTCACAACAGAATTTACCGGACCTTGTTCTGATGGACATTATGTTAAAGGATGGAATGGACGGTGTGGAAGCTGCAAACCATATCCATATCGACTACGAAATACCTCTTGTCTACATCACTGCTTATGCCGATGAAACCATTATGCAAAGAGCAAAGTTGACAGAACCTTTTGGTTATATACTCAAACCCTTCGAGGAAAGTGAACTTCGCACCAACATCGAGATCGCTCTTTACAAGCATGAGATGGAAAGTAAATTAAAGGAAAGTCAGAAATGGCTTACTGCAATACTAAACAACACCGGCGATGCAATGATCGCTACTGACCAGGATGGTTACATTAAGTTCATGAACCCTTTTTCAGAAGCACTTACCGGCTGGAAGCAAGATGATGTACTTGGAAAGCCATTAAAGGACATATTCTATGTCGAAAGTGAAGAAACCGGTAAAGCCGCTGAGGATCCCGTTGAGAAAGTTATTCGCGAAGGCATGTTCTATGGGCTTGCAAGCCAGACACTTCTGGTTACAAAGAACAACACAAGAATCCCTGTCGATATCATCGGATCACCCATTAAAGGCGAGAACGACAAATTGATAGGTGTTCTGATAAGTTTCTGCGATATTTCAGATCGGAAAAGGATCGAGAATCTTATCTACAAAAAAGGTATGGATTCGGAAAATTAA